One Globicephala melas chromosome 9, mGloMel1.2, whole genome shotgun sequence genomic window, CTAGAGATCCaaattcaggaggtctggggtggggcccaggaatctgtcttTTTTCAGGTGCTCCCAGGGTAAAATCCCCAAGGTTTTCAGGTTGGGGGCCATCACCTAAGGTGCCCTTCAGTGGGAGAGGCGGATCCAGTGTCCTAAGGTCTGGTGTTCTTTTGCCTTCCTACCACACTCATCCCTTCGTCcagatgttttatctttttttttttttttgcggtacgcaggcctctcactgttgtggcctctcccattgcggagcacaggctccggacgcgcaggctcagcggccacggctcacgggcccagccgctccgcggcatgtgggatcttcccggaccagggcacgaacccgtgtcccctgcatcggcaggcggactctcaaccactgtgccaccagggaagcctcaaaatGTCTTTTTACTATTGTGTTTGTTTAATAAGGATCCCACACAAAATCCACTtattacattttcaccaacacttTTTGATCTTTTTTGGTTGGTCAAATGGGTAAATGATATTATCTCACttagtttaatttcatttctttaatcatGAGTAACAATGGGCACTTTTACTTTTTCACATAAATGTATGAGCCAGTTCACATAACATCTGTGAAGTAGCTGTTTTGTCTAATCTGTGAAGTGCCTACTTTTTGTATTTGGTTGTTGGTCTTTTCTTCGATATTTATCAGAGCTCTTTTCACATCAGAGAAATTAGCTCTCTGTCAGTTCcatatttgcaaatgtttcttTCCAGTTTGTCACTCATCTTTGACTTTAgtttttgtttatggtatttttgagTATGTAGAAATTTGACCTTTATATGATCATATAGAAGAGTATTAATTTGACCTTTAAATAGTTAGATGGAGCAATATTTTCCCTTCTGGCTTCTTGTCTTACTTTAAAGCCTGATTTCTCTATTCctcaatgataaaaataaatactcccatgggttttttttcctggtattttAATGatctcatattttatatttaaatctttcacTCCTCAGGCATGTGTTTCAGGGTTAGGAACCATGGCTAAAAGAGGCAGACCCACCCGTGTCCCCCTCTGACCTTCACTTTCTTGCCGTTGATCTCCAGGGCACGCACAGTGAAGTCCACCCCAATGGTGTTCTGCTGCGCCTCGGTGTAGACCCCGGACGTGAAATGCCGCACCACACACGTCTTCCCCACGTTGGAATCCCCGATGAGGATAATCTTGAACAAATAGTCAAAGTTCTCATCTGCTGCCCTGGCTGAGCTGGAGAATTGCATGGCTCTTGCCACCTAGAACAgatcaaggaagaaaagaaggaattcgGTCTCTCTTTAGTGCAGCCATCCCCAAccttttcggcaccagggactggtttcgtggaagacaatttttcctcgGACAGGGTGGGGGACTAGGATGGTTCAGGAGGCaacgtgagcgatggggagcgatggggagcaatggggggcgatggggggcgatggggagcagtggggagccatggggagcgctGGGGGCGATGGGGGGCAATGGGgggcgatggggagtgatgggggcaatggggggcgatggggagcggtggggagcgatggggagcgatgggggcgatggggggcgatggggagtgatggggggcaatggggggcgatggggagcgatggggagcggcaggtgaagcttcACTTAttcgcctgccgctcacctcctgctgtgtggcccagtacCTAACAGGACCGGTACTGGTCCACAGCctggggattggggacccctgtgtTAGTGACCACCTACCAGGGGCCGGGAACTATTCTTGGCACTCGGGATTCAGCACAGGACAAGACAGAGTGAGGTCACTGTTTTCCTAGCACTGCCATCCTCGTGGGAGAAGCATGTTAATTACTGGTCAGGTAAGAGGGAGCTGCCCGCACAAACCCCACCTGTCCTAGGTGAGTTAACATTACTTCAGGGGTGACCTTGGAATGAAGAGGTTCTACTGCTGTTCTCTGCTGGGCCCAGTACACGGTCAACACTCTCAGATGACAGCattgactgggacttccctggcagtccaggggttaagactccatgcttccagcgcttccactgcagggggtggtgggtttgatccctggtccgggaactaagatcccacatgcctcggggcccaGCAGGAGTGTTTCACCTGCCAGTTGTCAGGTGGGAGACATGCCTAGCTGTCAGCCTATCTCCATGTCACACAGGAGGAAGACAAATTACTGGAAGACTGAATGGCAAGGCAACCAGCCGCAAGCATCAATGAGACCTGACAGACAAGTCAGTTTCGGGAAGAGTCACACAGCCCTTTTCTTCCGGTTGGCACCTGCTTTTCCTTGTCCTGGAAATTATGATTCTGAGAATATTCAGAATGAAAactgtggggaattccctggcagtccagcggttaggactctgtgctttcactgtcaagggcccggtttcaatccctggttggagaactaagatcccacaagcctcgaggtgccacaaaacaaaacgaaaccaacaaaaaaaccctgtggTTCGAATGTTTGTGCCATACTCCACCATAGGCTGGAAAAGAAAGTTTCTCATGACAGTGTCTCCCAAACTAACTGATtatcagaattacctgggaagATAATTAACTATCTATATATTCCTGGAGCCCATCTTAGGTCTgctaaatagatttaaaaacatGCACACACTCCCAGGTGATTTTGAGGACTAGCTAGCCTTGGGAAGTGTTGACCGACACAATCACCCACCTGAAACTTTATTCCCACCTTCAGCGTCTCTGCTTAAATACCCACAGCATCTCAGATCACGAGGAACTCACTACCTCCTGAAAAAATCTATGTTGTGTGCACAGCTCTAACTTACATGGGGTTGAAATCTATCTCCCCGAGGTTTCCATCTGTGGACCCTCATGCTACATCAGGACTCCCATTCCACATGACAGCAGATTCCTACTCCACAGCCCAGCAGATTGTTGGAGCAGCAACCGTGTCCCCTCATGGCAGATATACCCGGGCCCTTCAACTGTtctttggttgtgttgggtctccTCGTCAGATGTCTCTTAAAAATACAGGAAACCTTATTTCATTTGATGACGAAATTTGATGTGTTGCAAATTGTTCCTGCCTATGACACCCTTCTTCATTTCCCCCAGTTTTAGTTTTTGGCTTTCTCAGAAGTCATAGAAAAGGACAAGTCTGTATCATGACACAGATTAAAATCTGTACGTAAAAACTGCGAGCTTTAAACAGACGGAGGATCCTACACTTCTCCTGGACTCCTCTGAAATCACTATGGCTAAATGATCCAGCAGACACGAGACATAATCAAACAACTCTTCCCCGGGCTTTTCAAGTAAAGAAAGCCATTCCACTTCCGGTGTCTTATCCCTGTAATTTGAGCTGAAATCTTACTtccatgcccccacccccatacacacacaccaagtAAGTCCTCAGGGTTTCCACAAAAGCCCCCTTCACCTCCGCCTACACGCCCTGCAAGGAGAAACAAGCGATGTCCACCCTCCAACACCCTCCATCCTGCATCCTGTAACCTGCACCTGTTGCTTACCTGTCTGGCTCTCTCACCTCTGCCAGTAGGTAACGTTTGCTctttctcctggttttccttttGGTCCTCCGTGCCCCTTCTTCCTCCTGTCTCGAGGCGTGGTGGGAACTGTAGTTCTGTCCCCAGGTGTCAGGTTTGGTGGCCTGAGAAAGTGAAAGGAAAGTGtcaaccctccctccctccgcctccccctccctccccatccggAGGAGCTGCCATTGGGTACAAAGCACGGGGTGAGGCCACACTAGGTCACCTTTCCTCCGGCTTCTTAGCATCACATGTTATCCAGCAAACCCAAAATGAAAAGGACTAGCCTGCTACCTCAGCCAACACCTACTGAGCCTCCCTGTTATTTCTTTCAGCTCACATTCTCTTAGGCGGCCCTTACCCCCAATTTTTCCTGGTGTCCCCTGTttggctggggtgggagtggctAGTTGAAGGGCAGCAACTTAAAGGAGGATACAGATCTGGGTTTTGAGTCATTTAACTGTTTTGTGGACTTGAATAACCTTTTCTGAGGAGCCACTGAGAGAAAGGAGGTGATCcaaagagaagattaaaaaacGAAAACAACTTTGAATTTGCAGGGGAAGAAGGagctgaaaaaaaatgtttccttcccCCCACAAAGTGTACCCCAGAACCAAGGTTAATTTCTAGGAAGACCTGGAGTTCGTCAGTCCCTGATGCTGGCAGGAGAAGCATGGAGCTGAggtgaattttcctttttattttttccccacagaGTCTGGAAGAGTCACTGCTTCTAGCATGGGGACCAGATCAGCTCCACTCTGTGGAATGTGCTGAGCAGGCAGTTAAGCTATAGGCACaacatgcaaaacagaaacatccCGATCGATAAAATATTAAACTGGTGTAGTGTTTTCAAACTGTGGGCCGAGACCCGTTAATGAGTCATGAAGTCAAATTTAGGGGGTTGTAACCAGCGTTTTTACAGAAAAGATTAGGAAACCAATTCAGAATGCATTCCATGGAGTAAGGGTATTGTTGCACGAGCTGTTTGGATCAGCTGTGAACAGGCACGTGTGTGCTGGGGGTGATGTAAgatgtatttcttactgtggatTGAGGCCTAGCACTGAAATAGAGGACAATTTATTCACTACTCAAGAACATTTCTCCAGAAAACCTGTAAATGATGATTTATCTTACCCCAAATTCCATTTACACATCACTTTCAGGAACCTCTCTTTTGGGGAGGATAAATCCAATGTTGGCAGGTAGAGCAAGAAGACAAAAGACACTGCCAAATACTGCTGCTGCATACCGtgctttattgtgtttttaaaaaatttttattttatttatttttttgcccatgccatgcagcatgtgggatcctagttcacattcagcatgcgggatcttagttccctgatgaggaattgaacccgtgcccccagcaatggaagcgtggagtcctaaccactggactaccagggaaggccctgcagACTGTGCTCTGAAAGCCACAGTCATGCATATGAGGCTTCAAAATGAAATGTAGGTCAAGATCCATGACAAATGTATGGGCAGGGGCAGGAAATAAAACCCGTGAGATGTGTCCGTGAGGTTAGGTGTCAAAATGTTCTCTTCTTCCGGTAATGAttactgataaagaaaaaaaaaaaccccaaaccaaaaaaccccagcTGACTCAGACTTCGCACTTAGAGAGCAAGTATAATTCGAATGGTAAAATGCCCGAATGGTTATGGACGTCAAGGAGAGATGCTGCTTTTCCCTACCCCGACCCTCTCCACCAATGCTGACTATAAGTGCAAAGAGCAGAACTTGGGTTATGGGGAAGAAGGCATTCTTGACCTGGCTGGTGGTGATGCAGGTCAtatacttatacacacacacatacatacgtgcatatacacacatatatctcaCAATATATatagtttaccattttaaccatttttaagtgtatcatCCAGTGgtcttaaatatattcacattgttgtgcagcctccagaactttttcatcatctccaactgaaactctatatcctgttaaacaataactcccatttcccctcccccccagcccttggtagccattattctactttctgtctcaataAATTTGATTACCCTACgtacctcatacaagtggaatcatacagtaagtgtccttttgtgcctggcttatctcacttagtttaatgttttcagggttcatccatgttgtagcatgtgtcataatttcattcttttaaagttgAATAATTGTCCACCATTTGTTTTTTACAATAAGTGTGAAACGCCTGGTCTGGTTGATTTATGGTTGCTCCCCATAATATCACATTTCCCCAGCCACACCCTCTGATGACTGGAAACAAAACTACCCCTGCATTGTGTAAaggcaaatacaaattaaaaataagagactTAATTCTCCTTGTTGAAAATAAGGGAAGAGgacccccctccctcctttttctttcaaaatttctgtccttttcgaatatatgtatatctttagaATGGCTAAATAACCTCTGCCGGTCTCACAACTCTGGAATGTTTCTTCcaggacctgggagccatctTTTGAAATTCAAACATCCAGGGAGCTATTGCCCCTAACTCCCAGTTCCTGTGGCAGGATGGGAGGCTAACTTCCGTGGGGGCTTTGCTCCAATTTGCAAAACCATCTCCTGTCCTAAAGGTGTGAGAAGTTCTCTGGATAAGCCAACTCCGGTGGTCTCCCCAGTGACCATGATAAAGTTAGGAGAAATATTTGTGACATAAGGTCCAGTCGAGTCCTCTCACTTGAGGAGTAGTGATTATCTGAGAACTTGCCTGGAATGGGTAGTGTCTGCCTGGCAATGTAAGGGGgagattcctttcttcctttgttacCTCTTAGCGCGTTGCCTGTGATGTGCGTCACAGTCTGATTCAAAGCGtattcaataataaaactgttttctaatCTGCTATCTTTGTGGACAGGTTTTCTGGGTTGaaagacttatttatttatttattttccccctaGCAGTTGAAAGAGAGCCCGGAGGGCAAAAGACCCTTGTTCAGAGTCGTGTGTTGTAAGgccttcagtttttttttgttttacatctttattggaggccTTCAGTTTTTGCTTGAGGTTGCCAGGATCTTAacactcatttatttgtttgggtGATGGGGGTGGGATGTACAACAGTGAATTATACCGACAGACTAATAACCCTGTCCTTATGGGCAACTGtatttaattcaacaaaaatttaaagcTTATGCCCTCATGGCAGGTCAGTAGCACACCTAGCAGCGCATTTCTTTCTCTCAAAACAAAATGCagaataaaggttttttttaaaaaaagatgatttatatatacataattttttcccAGATTATATCTTTTCTCTCCCGCACTGCTTCTTTCCTAACAGTCCTGGCTGGTGTCCGTCCCTCCGACCCCCACTTCCCCCTCGGAGCTGCCGGGTCCACCCAGGCCTCTGGCGCCGTCTGGAAGCCGacactccccctcctcctcccctcccctgtccctcccttgtccctcccctcccctccctctcctccctctcttccagtcccctcccctccccctcccctcccctcccctccccctccccctcccctccctgcccggTGGCCCTCAGGTAAAGCCGCGCGGTCGGACTACAACTCCCAGCATGCCTCGGGTACCGACGGGTCACGTGAATGCCCGGAAACCCTGACCGCGGCGGCGCCGGTGAGGTGGCAGTGGGAGCGGCAAGCTTGCGGGCGTGGCGGAGCGAGAGGAGCTATCGGCCGGCCGGAGTGCGACTGCTACTGCGGACTCGGGTGCGCGAGTGGCGACGCGCCGGGCCCGAGCCGAGAACGGCCGGAACCCGGCttggggcgggggtgaggggcgCCGCAGGCGAGGGCAGGTCCGAGGAGCTTCCAGGCGACGAGGGGACGGGGCGGAGAGGCAGAAGGTGGCGGCCGGTGGGTGTGGCGCCGCGGGCAAGGCCGGCCACCCCTCGTTCCGTCCACGCTGTGCCTGGCTCCTCGGCGCCCAGGTGCTCCGGGACCGGCGGAGTACCGTAGCGGGCCGGCGAGTACCGTAGCGGAGGGGAGCGGGAGGGTCGGGAGGGCCTCCGGGGAGAGCCGGCGGCCGGGCCCCACGCCAGCGCGGTGGCGGGGGCGCCTGTGCAAGAAAAGGGTTTGTCGTCTAGACCAGGTGGAACGGTACCTCACAGGTAGGGCGGGCAGGCTTTTGGAGAGGATGTAGTGAGGCCACAGAGGGAGAAGGGTCTTAGTGGAATAACTGGGCTTTGCCTTTTGGTAACTACCACGGTCTCGGTCAGGAATTTATCTGATCGCTTTTTCGTCATTAACTCAGTATTCTTGTGTGCACAATGTGGTCTGTTTATTCTCACGTCTCACGGGATTATGGGAACGTGTCCACAGGGTTTTTGGTGTTTCCAGAAACTAGGCGATCTCCTGATAACTTACTGAAAGGATTGTAGGGAGTTCCTGGGGTGagcaaaatatgatttttaatggcCACCTTCTTTCTTCAGCGTTTTGAtggttgaattcttttttttcccatttgttgaATGtttgctgtatgccaggcactgtacttacttactatattaatttatttttggctgcgttgggtcttttttaaaaaattatttttgtctgcgttgtgtcttcattgatgcgtgcgggcttttctctagttgcggcgagcgggagctactcttcgttgcggtgcgcgggctctcaTTGCcttggcttctctggttgcagagcacggactctagagcacaggctcagtagttgtggcgcacgggcttagttgctccgcggcatctgcGATCTTCCCGGattagggctcgaacccatgtcccctgcattggcaggcggattcttaaccactgcgtcacgaGGAAAGCCCCAGGTGCTGTACTTAGAtaaattgtctcatttaatcttcagtgaggaaattgagactcaaagAAGTTAAGTGGAGGGTCTTGAATTCCAACTGGAACTTTCATGCCTTTGTGTGGGCCATGTTGT contains:
- the RAB19 gene encoding ras-related protein Rab-19; this encodes MLRSRRKGDLVWPHPVLCTQWQLLRMGREGEAEGGRVDTFLSLSQATKPDTWGQNYSSHHASRQEEEGARRTKRKTRRKSKRYLLAEVARAMQFSSSARAADENFDYLFKIILIGDSNVGKTCVVRHFTSGVYTEAQQNTIGVDFTVRALEINGKKVKMQVWDTAGQERFRTITQSYYRSAHAAIIAYDLTRRSTFESVPHWIHEIEKYGAANLVIMLIGNKCDMWEKRHVLFEDACTLAEKYGLLAVLETSAKESKNIDEVFVLMARELMARHSLPLYGEGTLGSLPLDSSPVLTAPGPREKSQCTC